The Drosophila sulfurigaster albostrigata strain 15112-1811.04 chromosome 3, ASM2355843v2, whole genome shotgun sequence genomic sequence aatttatggaTAATGCATTTCAATAGGTCATTAAAGCTCCCTGAATTTTGGGCCGTCACTTAAATCCAAACTGCTGCAACTGGGTCGCATCATGAGGTACTGGCTGAGCTTATTAATACCTGCCAGACTGTTATTGGTTAgtcaataaaatgcaacagaTTATTTTAGCAATTTACCAACCATTTTAAATCTAGTGCTTCCGTTAACTGCGAACTGTGATCGCTGGTGCAGCGGGTTTGACGTTGATCCTCCTGTTGTATGGATAACATCAGATCCTCCAATTCATCGTGCAATTGTCCGTTGTAAAAGTTTACCAATCCGTTCATCGATTTATAGCTACGCAATATCAGCTGTTGCAGCTCCATGGCGTTATCATCATTTGAGGCTGCTCTAGGCATGCCAGAGTTGGACATGTTTCCTGCACGACAAAGAAAGATTTTTTTCCTAAATATATAGTGgtgaaataaaagtaaataaaactgACAAATTAGGCTAGGAGAAATAATTATTACGATTCCACTTGACTAAATTGTTCATTCTTGTTTTTCTGTAAATCTTTAGTATGTACACTGTATCACTACTCACATGTTAATAGCTAATAAAATAAGTCATCGATAGGGGATCAACTATAATTACTTTACTAAACTTAAGCATTGAACGTAGTAAAAGAAAGGATACTAAGATATACTGAAAAATCACCCCAggtatttaaaaatcaaaagctCTCAAAGGGAATTATTAGTGCTTCAAGGGAGTTTCTTCAATACACATTGGTTGCGAAATGCATGATCTTAAACAAGATCAAAAAGAGCCTTAGGGAAGCATATTCTACATCAAGTTAAATacagcaacaaattgtttgaaGCCTCCATACTTTCTGTTTATCACTAATTGGTATACGCAAcgtatacaaatttgaaatcaacCATAATAGGCAGGTGTGCATAAATTAGTTCACATTAGGAACTGGCGGCAATTAGAAACTTTCTTCGCTTTTCACACTTTTCGGGATGGAGCAAAGTGATTCACAGTGTCACTAGCTATAGTTACTCACATGACAGCAATTCTTCAGGCACGTGAACTAAGTGTTTTCGAAATGACGGTAATTTATTATGGGCCAAGAGCGAGAAAAGTGTTTTTGCTGCCTGCAAGCCAAAAATTGCAGAAAATTACATTTGCAAGTGCAagagcaattgcaattgcaaaaatgtgcTACAATGCGTGTAGAGTGTGCGTTTTTCTTTTGAGTTGCCTTTGGTTGGGCTGAAGCTCTTGAGCGTTTGCTATGTCGAAGTTCAGCGCACCTGGCAATTGTTGGCTCTACTTTCGAATTCACCTGTGCTGTGCTCTGCTGTGTGGTGCGGTGCTTCGTCATCTGCTTCTCACTTGTTCTGTGCTGTGCTCTTCTcgtcaatttttgtttttgttgcatgtAATGtgaacaacattttaaacGGCAGGCAAAAGCCACACACTTACGAGCATGTGAGTAAACGTTTCTAATTGTTTTGCTGCCAACTACGTGCGCAATTGCGTGTGTCGGATGGCATTGTCTAAGAGATTCAGTTGTCTAAAGGGAAAACggaaatatttaacaaaaccAGACCAgctaaatgtaaattttaccttaaaaaaaaaaaagtatatatatgcCTAAATTCTATGTATGTGCATTGTCTTGTTGGCAATTGTGTTCAAGATCAACTTTAATTTGTGGAGACGGAATGTGGATCaccattatataatatttacttcTCTTAAAgtacatacaaatttgtttacaaatttaaaaaaatattcaataattgaaattagcTTAACCATCCGATAAGTGAATTCATCATTTGGTTTTGAACGAAGTCTTCTGTTACTATGATTTGAAATAACATACATGGTGCGTTCCAAAGTAAACAGGACTTTTTGAATCTAGCGCCCTCTGGTGGCGCCATATTTATGTCAACTGTTGCGTTAGAATCTGCTATCCTTTATCGACTTCCAGTAAAAATTTCATGACATTTCATCTATTGGAAGTGAAGTTATTGCCTTTTAAGTGTCAGTATGTTTTTGTCATCGGTGCGAGAATGAGCttcgaacaaaaaaaactcaacactaaattttgttttaaaacttttaccGAAACGTTTCAATTGATGAAACAAGTTTATGGCGATGGTTGCCTATCCCGTAGCAGAGTGCACGAGTGGTTTCAACGTTTTAAAAGTGATCGTGTGGACATAAATGACGATGAACATGTGGGCCAACCAAAATCCGTGATCACAGAAAATTCCATCGAAACTGTGCgtgaattcataaaaaatcaGACGAAATCATCATTGAAATTAATGGAAATAGAATTAAACCTCTCCAAAACATCGGTTTATCGCATTTTGGCCGAACATTTGGGTGTGTGCACGGTTTGTTCCGCAGAAATTGACTGACGTCCAAAAATTGCTCAGAATTAAACATTCGAAGGACCGACTATTTGACcaaaaatcacattttaacCATCAACCACTCCCCGTATTCACCTGATATTGCACCGTGCGACTTCTACCTTTTCGaacaaatgcatttgccgATGAAGGGAAAGCGTTATGCAGACGTCGAGGCCATTCAAAAAGGCTTGCACCGGCATACTGGAGGCCATACCGGGCAACGAGCTAAAACACTCGTTCGACTTGCTTTTGGACCGTGCAAAAAGCTGTATTAAAGCAGAAGGAgactattttgaataatataaattgattttgccgAAAAAGCTATTTGTTCTGTCTTTTTGTTAAAAGTCCTGTTTACTTTGGAACGCACCTTGTATAAAACCACTTAATCCCAAGctgaatatttatgttaaaagATGTCTAaataactttttctttttgtatagaaaataaattcaagcGACTAAGATTTTAAGTAgatcaataaaagaaaacttaacttttttatattatttttaattaatctaATTAATCTAATAAAGtgaagtaataaaataataaataactaaaaataaatcatttcacTTCTGCTGTCTTGTCTTgtaaataacagcaacaacaattacattaAAGCAATCATCGCACCCATAAATTCCTCAATCCACAAGCATGTCCCCGTTCACGTTcattgcatacatatatttgaagCACTCAACAAGCTAAAAGAATTGTGATGTACATTGAAAAGGAAACGCTTAAGGTTGGTAGGGTTGTCGGAACGTTTAATGAATCGGAAGGTAATAAGAAAGGCCATACAGCTATTTCTTCATTTATTCCGTCGACCCTTCTGCTttgattattgattttaaGTGAGGCGCCTTATTGGAATTGTGTGCATTCAGTAGTGTCTAATCATGGGAAGTCAAAATTAATACGATTTTCGTTGttcgttttgctttattttcggTTCCGGGCGAACCATgcgaattaattaaatcacaTAAAAAATGGTTGGCTCGTaggaatgcaataaaaatgttgaggAGGCGTTTGGGAATAAATTGTAATAGTAGGATGGCtacgaaaatatatatgagcTCAGGCACAGTCGCACGAAAAAACTATTCTTTCTGTTCAGGAACCAGGTTTACGTGGACATTACTGGCCATGGAGGTGAATGAACTGGACAGCAGGCCATTGCAATGCATTGCAGTCCACTGACTCTGAGTACGCATcatttaaacttaaaattatagcatacttttatgcgCATGTTATAATTCACACTACGTGCGAAATGCCATTACAATtgaccaacagcaacagcagcagcttggtCTACAGTACACTGCAGTGCACTGTTgcacaaatttaaagtttgctgtttgttgatACTACTAAACTAGAAATGCTGTTTTTTGGGGCGTGTACTGCTGACAGTTTACAAATTTACTAATTTAGATCTTTAGGGCAGGAAATTTCATCTCTAAATATGGTTATAGTTATATAACCACTTAACACAAGTTAAGTTCTCTATTTCCTTGTTGTAGGTTAATCAATTCCTAATGTTTTTCTATAATTCTGATTTCatgttttaaatgtagtaatGCGGATCTTTCGAAATGAACAGTTCATCATTTTAAGTATAAATTTCTCCGATTATCAATTACTAACTCAGAACATCCACtgcaaaattgaatatattttgtttgataATTTCGATTTGTGTGCAATATAAAGAtcgaatatatttaaaaagtaaatataaatatgtattataatatataataatgcaaaatagAGCTTTTTTTACTAAGAATATAAATCGAACTTAATATTTGTTACTTTCACATTTGTGAATATACGTTAAAACGTTATAAAAACATTGTTAGGAAGTAATGTTATAATGTTGTATTGTTTCACTAAGTAGTTCAATTATAAAGTAGGgcttatgtatataaaaagtttTCCCAAGATATTctcatatgtacatatttcaaACACAATGGTTTTATTATCATATCGTATAAAATATAgctaatataaataattataataagctagtaatatatatacaaaatattcttattcaaatatttaaaattattttattctttgcaCAGGTACAAACACagcaaaaccacaaaatatCAATGCCAACTATCAAACGAGTGCATTGAAAACTCCCACCGAGCACGACGCATTAATCAAATGGAGCACCATATCACAGCATACACCGAAAGAGAGTCCATTTCTACCAAAAGCAGATGTACAAAGGATACATCGGGCGCCAGTTGACGACTATCTACAGGATGGTCCGCCAAAGTGTGCCAAAAACTGCGCAGTGTCCAAATCGAAGGTCTCCAAATGGAAGGCGCAACTTAAAAAGCGGCCTGTTCACCAGGCACACAGAGCGACGCCGCATAAAGAGGCGAAGCGACGTTTGCGGCGAGAGACGGAGGAAACCGATGTGGAGCTGCAATTACCTACTGTTATCCCAAGCGGCACCACGCTAGCGACCAGTGCAATAGTCACTGCTTATGCTAATAAATCACACTCAACGCTGAAGAGCTTGGTTAAGCCAAAGCGAAGCCGTTCCATGGTGCATCTGGCTCCCGAGGACATGcaaccaaagccaaaggaGCCCGTGATTATTATCGACGACGTCGAGGAGTTTGACAGTGGCACCGCCACGCGTGATTTGTTTCCCAAGAGCGGCGATGACGGAGGGGATCTTTTGGATGACGAGGAGCCAGAGGAACCACGTGCCCTGCCATTGAGGCCAGTGCCTCCCAATCCCTATGAGAACGAGGAGATGTCAGTCGTCTATGCGGAGCAACATTCGGAAATTAGACTTATGTGCGAAGTAGATCTGGACATTTCCTCTAGCATGTGGTACAAAAATGGTCAGGTAAGTGACGTCAATTGGAATagaactatatatatatatatatacatgtatgtttGTAGACTTAGCATACCTTCAGCTGTCAAAGGGGCCAAGCCAAGTTGTGTGCAACTTTTGACTTTAATTGCATTCTTCTGCGGCCCGTTTGCTTCTAGTGGTTCCATTGGGTCTCTTAAGCTGTCTCGTACTTTTCccatttaaacatttatacCCTATAGCGATCAAGCGAATTGGGTATGATGTAAATAGTAAAAACGTGCATCGTTTCccatacaaataaaaatcttaaaaaaaaaaacacgaataatgctttaaaattgtactaaactttaataaatttatttcacacttttcactttttcatACAGGGTATCTTTGCTCGGTCACTAAGCACATCATTTAAACTGTCGCATTCTTAcatgctttatttttttgttggctgttCTGCGATTGTCCTTTGTGCCTTCATTCCTCTTGAACGCTGTTTTCTATCTTCCTGACAGACGTCTCGAGTACCAGCCTTGtctccctttttttttatccatTTGAagtttggcttttgttgccGCTTTCCTATTTGTCACTTAAATGCCGCATTATGCAAATTGGATAATCATTATCATTTGATAGTTTGTGACGCTCAAAAGCTTTCGAGAGCTCGTCCATCTTTTCCATCTTATCATTCGCGTACTAtcttcaaatttataattgaagcTTTATGGTATGTTTTCTCTCACGGTTTCTCGCTCCCTTACTATTATGggtatacaattttaattgctgatGCAGTTGGATTAGAGGTCCGCAAAAAGTCGAGTTGCAATTGCGAATTGTACGATGTGAAAGAAATATATTCTAACTTAActacacacattcatatatacCAGAATTACACGTTATATAACTCATTAAATGCACACAATATGGGGataattgtatatgtattCGTATTCTACTCTACTCTGACTACTTATAGT encodes the following:
- the LOC133844901 gene encoding uncharacterized protein LOC133844901 isoform X1 is translated as MSNSGMPRAASNDDNAMELQQLILRSYKSMNGLVNFYNGQLHDELEDLMLSIQQEDQRQTRCTSDHSSQLTEALDLKCLAGINKLSQYLMMRPSCSSLDLSDGPKFREL
- the LOC133844901 gene encoding uncharacterized protein LOC133844901 isoform X2, producing the protein MSNSGMPRAASNDDNAMELQQLILRSYKSMNGLVNFYNGQLHDELEDLMLSIQQEDQRQTRCTSDHSSQLTEALDLKWY